One genomic region from Deltaproteobacteria bacterium encodes:
- a CDS encoding exo-alpha-sialidase: MRLATIVLLAALVRPLAAGAASPVLYESSLGCPSCFWELVLTGHPTDPDQLALAGVFGGFRLSRDGGQTWSPGTFLDFPIHSDPKALVTADGTLLLSALTSRTNPADGDSVISGVLYRGRLSGSSFHGTLFKEPPPDLPARERAIVDFPKLAYAPGTGAIYIGANAVRFADGTHGPGLFVSRDGGQTFTEQRLDYASPEQSRTSPPLSMDVTPSGALRVVVTAGAGQQDRQYLLRFDVDATSFDVVPGPALSNFYAPIALKARGGTTGWLVYQGPEIAIDHVAGGPHEGRIYMTWAQPESIVFDPGVDLGRYGRNFDVWLAYSDDDGVTWSTPVKVNEDGTTGDQFFPSLRVDAAGTAHVVFLDRRENPDLPQFDVYYALVVGGRVSRNVRVNGLHVTIADTYGGREVGDYLDMVAAYPTRSYVAYPCLSAFYGPTDACVAAIDPTLFPPSGDLFKCYRAPARAGFGSRRVMLRDRFEQKMTKVVGPDTLCNPVARDNNRVLYPTGQLRCYRIADAPGQARFARRDVTVDDAFGRETRSLSGADTLCMRAATGHQEPPPNLDHFKCYRARPKAGARTFTRRTLTLADAFEEKTTVVVKPEAFCAAVDVDGEGFKYPAASLSCYRIKDAPGQGRFARRDVAIDDAFGTEVGTATRAQVLCLPSSDG, from the coding sequence GTGCGGCTCGCGACGATCGTCCTTCTCGCCGCGCTCGTGCGGCCGCTCGCCGCCGGCGCCGCGTCGCCCGTCCTCTACGAGTCGAGCCTCGGCTGCCCGAGCTGCTTCTGGGAGCTGGTGCTCACCGGCCACCCGACCGACCCGGACCAGCTCGCCCTGGCGGGGGTATTCGGCGGCTTTCGTCTCTCGCGCGACGGAGGTCAGACGTGGAGCCCCGGCACGTTTCTCGACTTCCCGATCCATTCCGACCCCAAGGCTCTCGTCACCGCCGACGGCACGCTCCTGCTTTCGGCCCTCACCTCGCGGACGAACCCCGCCGACGGCGATTCGGTCATCTCGGGCGTTCTCTACCGGGGACGGCTCTCGGGCTCTTCCTTCCACGGCACGCTCTTCAAGGAACCGCCACCGGACCTGCCGGCCCGCGAGCGGGCCATCGTCGATTTTCCGAAGCTCGCCTACGCGCCCGGCACGGGCGCGATCTACATCGGCGCCAACGCGGTCAGGTTCGCCGACGGAACGCACGGTCCCGGGCTCTTCGTCTCGCGCGACGGCGGCCAGACATTCACTGAGCAGCGGCTCGACTACGCCTCGCCCGAGCAGTCGCGCACGAGCCCTCCCCTGTCGATGGACGTCACGCCGTCGGGCGCGCTGCGCGTTGTGGTCACGGCGGGCGCGGGCCAGCAGGACCGGCAGTACCTGCTGCGCTTCGACGTCGACGCGACGAGCTTCGACGTGGTCCCGGGACCGGCGCTGTCGAACTTCTACGCCCCCATCGCCTTGAAGGCCCGGGGCGGCACGACCGGCTGGCTGGTCTATCAGGGACCCGAGATCGCGATCGACCATGTCGCCGGAGGGCCGCACGAGGGCCGCATCTACATGACGTGGGCGCAGCCCGAATCCATCGTCTTCGATCCGGGCGTCGACCTCGGCCGCTACGGGCGCAACTTCGACGTCTGGCTCGCCTACTCGGACGACGACGGCGTCACCTGGAGCACGCCCGTCAAGGTGAACGAGGACGGGACCACGGGCGATCAGTTCTTTCCGAGCCTCCGGGTCGACGCGGCCGGCACCGCCCACGTCGTCTTTCTCGACCGGCGCGAGAACCCCGACCTTCCGCAGTTCGACGTCTACTACGCGCTCGTGGTGGGCGGCCGGGTGTCGCGGAACGTCCGGGTGAACGGCCTGCACGTGACGATCGCCGACACCTACGGCGGGCGCGAGGTCGGCGACTACCTCGACATGGTGGCCGCGTACCCGACGCGATCCTACGTCGCCTATCCTTGCCTGAGCGCTTTCTACGGACCCACCGACGCGTGCGTGGCGGCGATCGACCCGACGCTGTTCCCCCCCTCCGGCGACCTGTTCAAGTGCTACCGCGCGCCCGCGCGCGCCGGGTTCGGGTCCCGCCGCGTGATGCTCCGCGACCGGTTCGAGCAGAAGATGACGAAGGTGGTCGGGCCCGATACCCTGTGCAACCCGGTCGCCAGGGACAACAACCGGGTCCTCTATCCGACCGGACAGCTCCGCTGCTACCGGATCGCCGACGCGCCCGGTCAGGCTCGATTCGCGCGGCGCGACGTCACCGTGGACGACGCCTTCGGGCGGGAGACCCGGAGCCTCAGCGGCGCGGACACCCTCTGCATGCGGGCGGCCACTGGCCACCAGGAGCCTCCGCCGAACCTCGATCACTTCAAGTGCTACCGCGCGAGGCCGAAGGCGGGGGCCCGGACGTTCACGCGCCGGACGCTCACGCTCGCCGACGCGTTCGAGGAGAAGACCACCGTCGTCGTCAAGCCCGAGGCCTTCTGCGCCGCCGTCGACGTGGACGGCGAGGGCTTCAAGTACCCGGCAGCGTCGCTGAGCTGCTACCGGATCAAGGATGCGCCCGGCCAGGGACGGTTCGCGCGGCGCGACGTGGCGATCGACGACGCGTTCGGAACCGAGGTCGGGACGGCGACTCGCGCGCAGGTCCTGTGCCTACCGTCGAGCGACGGCTAG
- a CDS encoding bleomycin resistance protein has protein sequence MADPCGCPPTDADAAMGVHHVIVNVKELARSREFYAWLLPKLGYPGCTDAGSVVGWYGPAGSFWIKQAGARFAADVFHKDRVGLCEIAFAATSRAQVDALARQLDAAGVTILDPPQEYAYTPGYYAVFFADPDGMKLELVHIPSAGR, from the coding sequence ATGGCCGACCCGTGCGGTTGCCCGCCGACGGATGCAGACGCGGCGATGGGCGTGCACCACGTCATCGTCAACGTGAAAGAGCTGGCACGCTCGCGCGAGTTCTACGCCTGGCTCTTGCCGAAGCTCGGCTACCCCGGGTGCACGGACGCGGGCTCGGTCGTCGGCTGGTACGGCCCGGCCGGGAGCTTCTGGATCAAGCAGGCCGGCGCGCGCTTCGCGGCCGACGTCTTTCACAAGGACCGGGTCGGCCTCTGCGAGATCGCCTTCGCCGCGACCAGCCGCGCGCAGGTCGACGCCCTCGCGCGGCAGCTCGACGCGGCCGGCGTGACGATCCTCGATCCGCCGCAGGAGTACGCCTACACGCCCGGCTACTACGCCGTCTTCTTCGCGGATCCCGACGGGATGAAGCTCGAGCTCGTTCACATCCCCTCGGCCGGTCGCTAG